A portion of the Lolium rigidum isolate FL_2022 chromosome 1, APGP_CSIRO_Lrig_0.1, whole genome shotgun sequence genome contains these proteins:
- the LOC124654878 gene encoding serine/threonine-protein kinase STY46-like, which yields MPGGNLYEFLHNQNDVLGLLLVLKIAIQISKGMEYLHQNSISHRDLKTPNILLGYNQVVKITGFGEAKLGNQDGQMTAEIGTYRWMAPEIINHKPYDHKADVFSFAIVLWELMTSKVPYDDMMPLQAALAVRKGFRLEIPPSVHPGLSGLVELCWDEDPDARPVFAEIIGRLEEISRQVQPPKGSHRRSKAKMQKKS from the exons ATGCCTGGAGGGAATTTATATGAGTTTCTACACAATCAAAATGATGTTTTAGGCCTCCTTCTTGTTCTAAAGATTGCTATCCAAATCTCAAAAGGAATGGAATATCTGCACCAGAATAGCATAAGCCATAGAGATTTGAAGACTCCAAACATTCTGCTAGGCTACAAtcaa GTTGTGAAGATTACAGGCTTTGGTGAGGCTAAACTTGGTAATCAGGACGGACAAATGACTGCTGAAATTGGAACTTACAGATGGATGGCACCCGAG ATTATCAACCATAAGCCATATGATCACAAAGCGGATGTATTCAGCTTTGCTATTGTCCTATGGGAACTGATGACATCAAAG GTCCCTTATGATGACATGATGCCCTTGCAAGCCGCATTGGCAGTAAGGAAG GGATTCCGCTTAGAGATCCCACCAAGCGTGCACCCAGGTTTGTCGGGACTGGTTGAACTGTGCTGGGATGAAGATCCTGATGCACGACCAGTTTTTGCGGAGATCATCGGCCGACTTGAGGAAATCTCACGCCAAGTTCAG CCGCCCAAGGGAAGCCATCGACGTTCTAAAGCGAAAATGCAAAAGAAATCTTAA